From the Streptomyces nodosus genome, the window GATCAGCGAGAACGCCGTCAAGTTCCGCCAGGGACGCCTGCTGCCGCTCGCCCGAGCCGCCGCCGACGCCGCCCGGCACGCCGCCGTCCCCGTCGCCCTCCATCTCGACCATGTCCGGAGCGACGCCCTGCTCCGGCAGGCCCCGGGCGCTGGCTTCAGTTCCGTGATGTACGACGCGGCCCGGCTGCCGTATGCGCAGAACCTCGCCGCCACCCGCGCCGCCGCCGACTGGGCACACGCCCAAGGGCTGTGGATCGAAGCGGAGTTGGGGCAGATCGGGGGGAAGCACGGCGAGCCCCCGCCCGACCCGCACACGCCCGGCGCGCGCACCGACCCCCGGGAGGCGGCCGCCTTCGTGGCCGACGCGGGTGTCGACGCCCTGGCCGTCGCCGTCGGCAGCACCCATGCGATGGCCACCCGCACCGCCGCCCTCGACCACGGACTGCTCGGGCGGTTGAGCGCCGCGCTCGATGTGCCGCTCGTGCTGCACGGCTCCTCCGGGCTGCCGGACGAGGAGCTGAGGGCGGCCGTCGCCGGCGGCATGGCGAAGGTCAACATCGGTACCGCGCTGAATGTCGCCATGACCGGTGCGATCCGGGAGTTCCTCGCCGCACACCCCGAGGCGGTCGACTCACGCGGCTATCTCACCGTGGGGCGGGAGGCGATGGTCCACACCGTCACCCATCTGGTCACGGTACTGCGATCGGATGGCGCCCCCGCGCCGTCGCACGGATCCCCGTAGCCCGCCGCCGGCGACACGCGACACGCGACACGCGACACGCGACACGCGACACCGGACCCGGGCCTTCGCCCGTCCCGGCCGGCTACCGCTTGACGGCCTTCAGCACCACGAACTTCGCGTCGCTCGCGACCAGTTCGCTGTTGCCGAAGAGGCGGCGCAGCTTCATGTGATAGCCCAGATGACGATTGCCGATCACCCAGAGCTCGCCGCCCGTCCGCAGGGCACGCCGCGCCCCGGTGAACATGCGCCAGGCGGTGGCGTCGGTCGTCGCCTGATGGGAGTGGAACGGCGGGTTGTTGAGCACCAGGTCCACGCTCGCGTCGGGCACCCCGGACAGGCCGTCACCCACCCGGAACTCCGCCGTCCCGTCGGCGTTGTCCCGGTAGGTCGCCCGGGCCGAGGCCACTGCCTGGTACGACTCGTCGACGAACACCACTTCGGCCCCGGGGTCGGCCAGCGCGGCGGCCAGCCCCACCACCCCGTTGCCGCAGCCCAGGTCCACGATCCGCGACCCGCCCCGGGTCACCGGGAGATGCCGCAGAAAGAACCGGGTCCCTACGTCGAGACGGTCCGCGCAGAACACGCCCGCATGATTGGTGACGGTCCGGCCGGACAACGGGCCGATGCCGTCCGGCAGCCGATAGCGGTACGGCCACGGGTCGGCGCCCCGGTCACGTCCCGGCTCGGGGGTGCAGAAGATCAGCCGGGCCTTCTGCTCGGCGAGCGAGGTGCGGGTCGGGCCCAGGATCCGCTCGAACAGCTTCAGCGTCGAGGTGTGGATCTCCTTCACCATCCCGGTGCCCACCACCACCGTCCCCTCGTGCACCCCGGGCGCCAGCCGGTGCAGCTGGTCCTCCAGCAGGGCAAGGCTCTTGGGCACCCGGACCAGCAGCACATCGATGCGGGACGGCGGCTCGTCCTGGGTGGTGAGCAGCCGGACGGCGTCCTCCTCGACACCGTTGCGCGCGAGGTTGGCGCGGGCGGCCTGATGGGCCAGGAAGGAGTCGGTGATCTGCGTCAGGGCGCCCCCTGCCGGGACGGTCCGCGTCGCACGGTGAGCCGCGAGCGCGGTGGTGAGCGCGCCCCACCGGTCGCCGAGGACCACGACCGCACCGTCCAGGGGCGTGTCGTTCGCCGCGAGATGCCGCAGCAGATAGGAGTCGGACGCGTCCCAGGCGCGCAGCCGGTCGCGGGGATCCTCGGGGAAACGGGTCAGCTCACAGGCGCCCCAGGGCGTGGTCACACGGTCGTTCATGGTGCGTCCAGGCTAGCCGAGCCCCGGCCGGGCCCCTGGTCCGGCCGGGTGCGCACCCCTCCGCCGCCCGCGCCGGATGCGTGATGATGGGGCCATGGACGCCGAGCTGTTCCCGCGCAGCCGCAGGGAGGTCGCACCCGGCGCCGTCCAGGTGCCGGACTGGCTGGACACGGACCGTCAGCTCCGGCTTCTGCGGGCCTGCCGGGAGTGGGCCCGACCGCCCGCCGGACTGCGCACCGTCCACACCCCGGGCGGCGGCACGATGACCGCCCGGCAGGTCTGCCTCGGCCTGCACTGGTACCCGTACGGCTACGCCCGCACCGTCGTCGACGGCGACGGTGCCCCCGTCAAACCGCTGCCCGGCCGACTGGCCGCACTGGGCCCGGAGGCGGTCGAGGCCGCTCTCGGCCCGGAGTTCCTGCCCTCCGAGCCCTACGACATCGCCCTGATCAACTTCTATGACGCGGATGCCCGTATGGGCATGCACCGTGACCACGACGAGCGGTCCGGCGCCCCCGTGGTGTCGCTCAGCCTCGGCGATTCCTGCGTCTTCCGCTTCGGCAACACCGAGAACCGGGCGCGCCCCTTCACCGATGTCGAGCTGCGCAGCGGCGACCTGTTCGTCTTCGGCGGTCCGGCGCGGTTCGCGTACCACGGGGTGCCGAGGGTGCACCCGGGGACGGCACCCGCCGCGCTCGGGCTGACGGGCCGGCTGAACATCACGCTGCGGGTCAGCGGTCTCGGACCGGACCCGGAGCGGATCATGGGAGACTCGCCCTCATGACTGGCAAGGCGGGCCTGAGGGCGGCAGGGGAAGGGAACGCGCGGACGCGGCTGGACCGGGGGCGCGGAGCGCTCGGTCCCGCTCTGGAACTGGTGCACACCGGACGTGCGCCCACGCGTGCCGTGCTCACCACCGAACTGGGCGTCACCCGTGCCACCGCCGGGGCGGTGGCCGCCGAACTGGAGGCGCTGGGGCTGATCCGCGTCGACGCCCACCCGGGCGCCGCCGCGGGCGCGCAGGGCCGGCCCTCGCACCGGCTCGAACTCGCCGACGACGGGCCGGTCGCGCTCGCCGCCCAGGTGCACGCGGACGGCTTCCGTGCCGCCCTGGTGGGGCTCGGCGGCCGGATCGTCGCGACCGCGCCCGGCTGTGAGACCGTCGACCCCGATCCCGCGAAGGTGCTCGGTTCGGTGGTCGAGGCGGGCGCCGAACTGCTGCACGAGACCGGGCGGCACTGTGTGGGCGCCGGACTCGCCGTACCGTCCGCGGTCGCCGAACCCGAGGGCCTCGCGCTCAACCCCCTGCACCTGGCCTGGCCGGTGGGCGCACCCGTGCGGGAGATCTTCGCCGAGCGGGTGCGGGCCGCGGGCATCACCGGGCCCGCCTTCGCCGCCAATGACGTCAACCTCGCCGCGCTCGCCGAGCACCGGCACGGCGCGGGTCGTGGCTCCCGGGACCTGTTGTGCGTGGCCACCGGGCACCGGGGGGTGGGCGGTGCGCTGGTGCTCGACGGCAGGTTGCACACCGGCAGTTCGGGGCTCGCGCTCGAGGTGGGCCATCTCACCGTCAACCCCGAGGGCCGTCCCTGTCACTGCGGCAGCCGCGGCTGTCTCGACGTGGAGGCGGACCCGCTGGCCTTCCTGGAGGCCGCGGGCCGCGACGCCGGCCCCGAGGTCTCGCTGCTCCAGCAGTCCAACGACCTGATCCGTACCCGGTACCGGACCGACCCCGCCGTGCGCGCCGCCGTCGAGCTGCTGATCGACCGGCTGGGCCTGGGCCTCGCCGGGCTGGTCAACATCCTGAACCCGGACCGCATCATCCTCGGCGGACTGCACCGCACCCTGCTCGACGCCGACCCCGAACGCCTCCGCGCCGTCGTCGCCGACCGCAGTCTGTGGGGCCGCAGCGGGGGTGTTCCCATCCTGGCGTGCACGCTGGACCACAACAGCCTGGTGGGGGCGGCCGAATTGGCCTGGCAGCCGGTGCTGGACGACCCGTTGACCGCGCTGGCCTGAGCCGGTCCGGCGGCCCGGGGACGCCCGAGGGGCTTCAGGTCAGCAGCCCGATACCCGTCAGGACGACCGCGCTCGCCGCCAGGCGCAGGCGGCCGAAGGGCTCCCGGAAGAGCAGTGTGGCGATGGCGGCGGCGACCAGGATCCCGGTCTCGCGCAGCGCGGCGACGGTGGTGGCGTCGCCGCGCGCCTGTGCCCAGATGACCAGTCCGTAGGCGGCCAGTGAGAGGAATCCGCCGGTCAGTCCGGTGCCGCAGACGGGCCGGAGCTGGGCCCAGAGCGCCGTACGGCGGCGGGCGAGGGCGAGCAGCGGCAGCACCGGCCCCTGGCACAGGAACAACCAGGCGATGTACGCCAGGACGTCGCTGCCCTGCCGTACCCCGGTGGCGTCGACGAGGGTGTACCCGGCGATGATCACGCCGGTGCAGGCCGCCGCGCCCAGGGCGGGCAGCTGGGCCCGGCCGATGCGTCCGGAGGCGAGGGCGAGGGCGGCGAGCCCGCCGGAGACCAGCAGCACGCCGGTGCACTGGAGCGGGGAGAGCCCGGCGCCCAGGAAGGCGACCGAGGCGACGGCGACGAGCAGCGGCGCGAGACCCCGGGCCAGCGGATACATCTGGCCGAAGTCCCCCAACTGGTAGGCGCGGAGCAGAAAGAGCTGGGAGGTCACCTCCAGCACGGCGGAGGCCGCGATGAAGGGCCAGGCGGCGGGCGCGGGAAGCGGTGTGAGACAGACGAGGAGGCCGGCGCCGAGGGTGTAGGCGCAGTTGATCAGGGCGAATGCCACCAGCTTGTCGGGGATGCGATGGGCCATCGAGTTCCAGACGGCGTGCAGCACCGCCGCCGCGAGGACGGCGGCGTAGGCGGAGACGGGCATGACGAGGCGGCTCCTGAGGGGGCGGCAGGGAAAGGCGGAGGTGAGCACGGAGTGGGGGAGGAGGGGCGGACAGGGCGGAGGGACGTGCGGCGGGAATTGTGTGCCGGAGGCGTGAGTCGGTCTGGAATTCGATTCCGCGATAGGCTAGGCATATGGAACAGAATTCCGCAACCGAATCAGGGGGCCCGCTCGCCGCGCGGATCAGGGTCCGGCTGCCGGAGCTCCCGGACACCGAGGCCCGGGTGGCGCGGGTGGCGCTGGAGCAGGGGCCGGCGCTGGTCCACCTCAGCGTCAGCGATGTCGCCGCCCTCGCCGGGACCGCGCCGTCCACCGTGGTACGCGCCTGCCAGCGGCTCGGCTTCCGCGGCTTCCAGGAACTGAAGATCGAGGCGGCCCGGGGAGCCGTCGCCCCGACCCCGCCCGCGGCGGACGGCGACGACCCGGCCGCGCGTGCCCTGGCCGACACCGTCCGCGCCTCCCGCGACGCCCTGGACGGCCTCGCCGCGACCCTGGACCCGGCTGTCGTCGCCGCCGCGGCAGCGGCACTGGACTCCGCGCCGCGCGTCGTCGTGGCCGCGGCCGGCCTGTCCGTCGCCGTCGCCTACGACGTCGCCTACCGGCTGCGCGCCCTCGGCTGTCTCGTCGACGCCCCGGCCGACGCGCTCACCGCGCAGCTCGCCGCCGCCCAACTCCCCCCGGACGGCGTGTGCTTCGCGATCAGCCACACCGGCGCCACCCGCAGCACCGTGGACACCGCCCGCCGTGCCCGCGCCGCCGGAGCGGCCGTCGTCGCCCTCACCAGCTATGCGCGCTCACCGCTCAGCGAGGCCGGCACCCATGTCCTCGTCGCCGGCGGGCAGGACCTGGTCTTCGGTCTGGAGACGTCCGCCAGCCGCATCGCGCACCTCGCGGCCGTGGACACCCTCACCCACACCCTGA encodes:
- a CDS encoding EamA family transporter → MPVSAYAAVLAAAVLHAVWNSMAHRIPDKLVAFALINCAYTLGAGLLVCLTPLPAPAAWPFIAASAVLEVTSQLFLLRAYQLGDFGQMYPLARGLAPLLVAVASVAFLGAGLSPLQCTGVLLVSGGLAALALASGRIGRAQLPALGAAACTGVIIAGYTLVDATGVRQGSDVLAYIAWLFLCQGPVLPLLALARRRTALWAQLRPVCGTGLTGGFLSLAAYGLVIWAQARGDATTVAALRETGILVAAAIATLLFREPFGRLRLAASAVVLTGIGLLT
- a CDS encoding MurR/RpiR family transcriptional regulator, whose product is MEQNSATESGGPLAARIRVRLPELPDTEARVARVALEQGPALVHLSVSDVAALAGTAPSTVVRACQRLGFRGFQELKIEAARGAVAPTPPAADGDDPAARALADTVRASRDALDGLAATLDPAVVAAAAAALDSAPRVVVAAAGLSVAVAYDVAYRLRALGCLVDAPADALTAQLAAAQLPPDGVCFAISHTGATRSTVDTARRARAAGAAVVALTSYARSPLSEAGTHVLVAGGQDLVFGLETSASRIAHLAAVDTLTHTLMALRPEQARRHLHLSADVTADHAY
- a CDS encoding ROK family protein gives rise to the protein MTGKAGLRAAGEGNARTRLDRGRGALGPALELVHTGRAPTRAVLTTELGVTRATAGAVAAELEALGLIRVDAHPGAAAGAQGRPSHRLELADDGPVALAAQVHADGFRAALVGLGGRIVATAPGCETVDPDPAKVLGSVVEAGAELLHETGRHCVGAGLAVPSAVAEPEGLALNPLHLAWPVGAPVREIFAERVRAAGITGPAFAANDVNLAALAEHRHGAGRGSRDLLCVATGHRGVGGALVLDGRLHTGSSGLALEVGHLTVNPEGRPCHCGSRGCLDVEADPLAFLEAAGRDAGPEVSLLQQSNDLIRTRYRTDPAVRAAVELLIDRLGLGLAGLVNILNPDRIILGGLHRTLLDADPERLRAVVADRSLWGRSGGVPILACTLDHNSLVGAAELAWQPVLDDPLTALA
- a CDS encoding alpha-ketoglutarate-dependent dioxygenase AlkB family protein: MDAELFPRSRREVAPGAVQVPDWLDTDRQLRLLRACREWARPPAGLRTVHTPGGGTMTARQVCLGLHWYPYGYARTVVDGDGAPVKPLPGRLAALGPEAVEAALGPEFLPSEPYDIALINFYDADARMGMHRDHDERSGAPVVSLSLGDSCVFRFGNTENRARPFTDVELRSGDLFVFGGPARFAYHGVPRVHPGTAPAALGLTGRLNITLRVSGLGPDPERIMGDSPS
- a CDS encoding class II fructose-bisphosphate aldolase gives rise to the protein MPLTHTGELIAAAVAARGAVAAFNVITLEHVEAVIAGAEAAQAPVVLQISENAVKFRQGRLLPLARAAADAARHAAVPVALHLDHVRSDALLRQAPGAGFSSVMYDAARLPYAQNLAATRAAADWAHAQGLWIEAELGQIGGKHGEPPPDPHTPGARTDPREAAAFVADAGVDALAVAVGSTHAMATRTAALDHGLLGRLSAALDVPLVLHGSSGLPDEELRAAVAGGMAKVNIGTALNVAMTGAIREFLAAHPEAVDSRGYLTVGREAMVHTVTHLVTVLRSDGAPAPSHGSP
- a CDS encoding methyltransferase, with the translated sequence MNDRVTTPWGACELTRFPEDPRDRLRAWDASDSYLLRHLAANDTPLDGAVVVLGDRWGALTTALAAHRATRTVPAGGALTQITDSFLAHQAARANLARNGVEEDAVRLLTTQDEPPSRIDVLLVRVPKSLALLEDQLHRLAPGVHEGTVVVGTGMVKEIHTSTLKLFERILGPTRTSLAEQKARLIFCTPEPGRDRGADPWPYRYRLPDGIGPLSGRTVTNHAGVFCADRLDVGTRFFLRHLPVTRGGSRIVDLGCGNGVVGLAAALADPGAEVVFVDESYQAVASARATYRDNADGTAEFRVGDGLSGVPDASVDLVLNNPPFHSHQATTDATAWRMFTGARRALRTGGELWVIGNRHLGYHMKLRRLFGNSELVASDAKFVVLKAVKR